The following coding sequences lie in one Arachis stenosperma cultivar V10309 chromosome 5, arast.V10309.gnm1.PFL2, whole genome shotgun sequence genomic window:
- the LOC130982760 gene encoding sodium transporter HKT1-like: protein MMNFSLFGRKLQHLCSSLYFHLNFSSFFIQLCYFMILSLFGYLGLKISKTRTHIKPNDFDLFYTSVSSSTVSSMTAVEMEVFSNSQLILMTFLMFVGGEVFTSLLELIFTRFNNNKNCNNSSTSMKNSLPIKVVNDQIELGLVSIPNHHTSQDHKQINDVNGINNNNNNNVPSGTIVSYNNNKDMLLRSNSLKYLSHVVLGYFLVLQFVGTFLVSMYMSFIPSARQVLREKGIKTLTFSLFTIVSTFASCGYVPTNENMIVFKKNSGLLLIILPYILLGNTLYAPCLRFVIWVLEKITKREEFSYLLRNSKEIGYGHLLPALHSWLLVATVLGFNIIQFVIFCSMEWGTQIMDGLNPYQKFVASLFQITNARHSGESVFDLSTISSAILVLFVVMMYLPPYTTFLPIMDHETENDAKKDKRSLVECLVFSQLSYLVIFIILICITENKSLREDPLNFNVFNITIEVISAYGNVGFSMGYSCARQLKANGSCKDLWVGFSGKWSNKGKFILILVMFFGRLKKFNMKGGKAWDLS, encoded by the exons ATGATGAACTTTTCCTTGTTTGGTAGGAAGCTACAACATCTTTGTAGTAGCCTTTATTTTCACCTCAACTTCAGCTCATTTTTCATTCAACTTTGTTATTTCATGATCCTTTCTCTTTTTGGTTACTTGGGTCTCAAGATATCAAAGACAAGAACTCATATTAAGCCCAATGATTTTGACCTTTTTTATACTTCTGTCTCTTCCTCTACTGTGTCTAGCATGACGGCGGTAGAAATGGAAGTTTTCTCTAACTCACAACTCATTCTCATGACCTTTCTTATGTTTGTTGGTGGTGAGGTTTTCACTTCCTTATTAGAACTTATTTTTACTAggttcaataataataaaaattgtaatAATTCATCCACTTCTATGAAAAATAGTCTTCCAATAAAAGTGGTCAATGATCAAATTGAGCTTGGCTTAGTTTCTATTCCTAATCATCACACATCACAAGACCATAAACAAATCAATGATGTCAATggtatcaataataataataacaacaatgtTCCAAGTGGCACAATAGTCTCCTATAATAACAATAAAGATATGCTACTTAGGTCTAACTCCCTTAAGTATTTGAGTCATGTAGTTTTAGGTTACTTTTTGGTGCTTCAATTTGTTGGCACTTTCTTAGTTTCTATGTACATGAGCTTCATACCTAGTGCAAGGCAAGTACTTAgagaaaaaggtatcaaaaccCTAACATTTTCTTTATTCACCATAGTTTCAACTTTTGCAAGTTGTGGCTATGTCCCCACAAATGAAAATATGATAGTTTTCAAGAAGAATTCAGGCCTTCTTCTTATTATTCTCCCATATATCCTTCTTGGTAACACCTTATATGCACCATGCTTGAGGTTTGTGATTTGGGTTCTTGAGAAAATCACCAAAAGAGAGGAATTTTCATACTTGCTTAGGAATTCAAAGGAAATAGGTTATGGTCATTTGCTACCTGCCCTTCATTCTTGGCTACTTGTTGCTACCGTTTTGGGGttcaatataattcaatttGTGATTTTTTGTTCCATGGAGTGGGGAACACAAATCATGGATGGTTTGAATCCTTATCAGAAATTTGTTGCGTCTTTGTTTCAAATCACAAATGCTAGACATTCTGGTGAATCTGTTTTTGACCTCTCTACCATCTCTTCAGCCATATTGGTCCTATTCGTCGTCATGAT GTACCTTCCACCATACACAACATTCTTGCCCATAATGGACCACGAAACCGAAAATGATGCCAAGAAAGACAAAAGAAGCCTAGTGGAGTGCCTTGTGTTCTCTCAACTTTCATATTTggttattttcattattttgatttgCATCACTGAGAACAAAAGCCTCAGAGAGGATCCTCTCAACTTTAATGTTTTCAATATCACCATAGAAGTCATCAG TGCATATGGGAACGTAGGTTTCTCAATGGGATATAGCTGCGCAAGGCAATTGAAAGCGAATGGTAGTTGCAAAGATTTATGGGTTGGATTTTCTGGGAaatggagcaacaaaggcaagttCATCCTTATTCTTGTCATGTTCTTCGGAAGGCTCAAGAAATTCAACATGAAAGGTGGCAAAGCTTGGGACCTATCCTAG